In a genomic window of Bombina bombina isolate aBomBom1 chromosome 10, aBomBom1.pri, whole genome shotgun sequence:
- the LOC128641402 gene encoding DBIRD complex subunit ZNF326 isoform X2, giving the protein MDHDYRNQAYEARGSDSLASPSFMRERDSERSVSYEPRLSQGGRGPFRSGYSEPKERVFEDSIEDRYANLYRDRFLSDDRNENGSSWKQLYEAERLERLRESHFNRLALLYQNDPSAGFQGRGMHAYDSGNRGRRIASARGQLRARGQQRARGQPQTRGQLRTRGQLQTRGQPYARGQQQTRGRGRGRGGFVNTRGGKRKIGQTPASPGMPMKKRKQTTPGASPAAKKNRTANDDEVKNEQKRRRRDKNIEKNGTNEWKPYLCTLCKFRSYDHKAIEEHFESDSHKEMLDYIQKQGVLEKAVVEFLHENLVNKYRKIASFKTQSGVVKGLSEPNLLDDAAPDDHMVKSDTVHCSACDVYIPALHFSVQLHLKSVGHISNKETLKEQIKKNSVLTAQRMMRNPGIKSRCEQYLKGENPFEEKETEADDQVPQEEKEIKEAGVEKMQEA; this is encoded by the exons ATGGATCACGACTACAGAAACCAAGCATATGAAGCAAGGGGTTCGGACAGCTTGGCAAGCCCGTCGTTTATGAGGGAACGTGACAGTGAAAG GTCTGTCTCCTATGAACCCAGACTTTCTCAGGGTGGGAGAGGGCCTTTTAGATCTGGTTATAGCGAACCTAAAGAAAGGGTCTTTGAAGATTCTATTGAGGATCGATATGCAAACCTGTATCGGGACAGATTTCTCTCAGACGACAGAAATGAGAATGGATCTAGCTGGAAACAATTATACGAAGCTGAACGATTAGAAAGATTAAGAGAGAGCCACTTCAACAGATTGGCTTTACTCTATCAGAATGATCCATCAGCTGGCTTTCAGGGGAGAGGCATGCATGCTTATGACAGTGGGAATCGTGGTAGACGCATTGCTTCTGCCAGGGGACAGCTGCGTGCCAGGGGACAGCAGCGTGCCAGGGGACAGCCACAAACAAGAGGACAGCTGCGCACCAGGGGACAGCTACAAACAAGAGGACAGCCGTACGCCAGAGGACAGCAACAAACAAGAGGACGTGGCAGAGGC AGAGGTGGCTTTGTTAATACTAGAGGAGGAAAGAGAAAGATTGGACAGACACCTGCATCTCCTGGAATGCCTATGAAGAAAAGAAAGCAGACTACTCCTGGGGCAAGCCCAGCTGCCAAAAAAAATCGGACAG ccAATGACGATGAAGTTAAAAATGAACAGAAACGACGTCGGCGAGACAAGAACATAGAGAAAAATGGGACCAATGAATG GAAGCCTTACTTATGTACACTTTGTAAATTCCGATCATATGACCATAAGGCTATTGAAGAACATTTTGAGAGTGATTCGCACAAGGAAATGTTGGATTACATACAGAAGCAAGGTGTGCTTGAAAAAGCTGTGGTTGAATTTCTGCAT gaaAATTTGGTAAACAAGTACAGAAAAATAGCATCTTTTAAGACGCAGAGTGGGGTAGTTAAAGGACTTTCTGAACCAAATTTACTGGATG atgcAGCCCCAGATGATCATATGGTGAAGTCTGATACTGTGCACTGCAGTGCATGTGATGTATATATTCCTGCTCTACATTTTTCTGTTCAGCTGCATCTAAAATCTGTTGGGCATATAAGTAACAAAGAG actttgaaggaacaaataaaaaaaaatagcgttTTGACTGCTCAAAGAATGATGAGAAATCCTGGTATAAAATCACGATGTGAACAGTATttgaag ggTGAAAATCCATTTGAAGAAAAGGAAACTGAGGCTGATGATCAGGTACCACAAGAAGAGAAAGAAATAAAGGAAGCAGGAGTGGAAAAAATGCAAGAAGCGTAA
- the LOC128641402 gene encoding DBIRD complex subunit ZNF326 isoform X1 yields MDHDYRNQAYEARGSDSLASPSFMRERDSERSVSYEPRLSQGGRGPFRSGYSEPKERVFEDSIEDRYANLYRDRFLSDDRNENGSSWKQLYEAERLERLRESHFNRLALLYQNDPSAGFQGRGMHAYDSGNRGRRIASARGQLRARGQQRARGQPQTRGQLRTRGQLQTRGQPYARGQQQTRGRGRGQRGGFVNTRGGKRKIGQTPASPGMPMKKRKQTTPGASPAAKKNRTANDDEVKNEQKRRRRDKNIEKNGTNEWKPYLCTLCKFRSYDHKAIEEHFESDSHKEMLDYIQKQGVLEKAVVEFLHENLVNKYRKIASFKTQSGVVKGLSEPNLLDDAAPDDHMVKSDTVHCSACDVYIPALHFSVQLHLKSVGHISNKETLKEQIKKNSVLTAQRMMRNPGIKSRCEQYLKGENPFEEKETEADDQVPQEEKEIKEAGVEKMQEA; encoded by the exons ATGGATCACGACTACAGAAACCAAGCATATGAAGCAAGGGGTTCGGACAGCTTGGCAAGCCCGTCGTTTATGAGGGAACGTGACAGTGAAAG GTCTGTCTCCTATGAACCCAGACTTTCTCAGGGTGGGAGAGGGCCTTTTAGATCTGGTTATAGCGAACCTAAAGAAAGGGTCTTTGAAGATTCTATTGAGGATCGATATGCAAACCTGTATCGGGACAGATTTCTCTCAGACGACAGAAATGAGAATGGATCTAGCTGGAAACAATTATACGAAGCTGAACGATTAGAAAGATTAAGAGAGAGCCACTTCAACAGATTGGCTTTACTCTATCAGAATGATCCATCAGCTGGCTTTCAGGGGAGAGGCATGCATGCTTATGACAGTGGGAATCGTGGTAGACGCATTGCTTCTGCCAGGGGACAGCTGCGTGCCAGGGGACAGCAGCGTGCCAGGGGACAGCCACAAACAAGAGGACAGCTGCGCACCAGGGGACAGCTACAAACAAGAGGACAGCCGTACGCCAGAGGACAGCAACAAACAAGAGGACGTGGCAGAGGC CAGAGAGGTGGCTTTGTTAATACTAGAGGAGGAAAGAGAAAGATTGGACAGACACCTGCATCTCCTGGAATGCCTATGAAGAAAAGAAAGCAGACTACTCCTGGGGCAAGCCCAGCTGCCAAAAAAAATCGGACAG ccAATGACGATGAAGTTAAAAATGAACAGAAACGACGTCGGCGAGACAAGAACATAGAGAAAAATGGGACCAATGAATG GAAGCCTTACTTATGTACACTTTGTAAATTCCGATCATATGACCATAAGGCTATTGAAGAACATTTTGAGAGTGATTCGCACAAGGAAATGTTGGATTACATACAGAAGCAAGGTGTGCTTGAAAAAGCTGTGGTTGAATTTCTGCAT gaaAATTTGGTAAACAAGTACAGAAAAATAGCATCTTTTAAGACGCAGAGTGGGGTAGTTAAAGGACTTTCTGAACCAAATTTACTGGATG atgcAGCCCCAGATGATCATATGGTGAAGTCTGATACTGTGCACTGCAGTGCATGTGATGTATATATTCCTGCTCTACATTTTTCTGTTCAGCTGCATCTAAAATCTGTTGGGCATATAAGTAACAAAGAG actttgaaggaacaaataaaaaaaaatagcgttTTGACTGCTCAAAGAATGATGAGAAATCCTGGTATAAAATCACGATGTGAACAGTATttgaag ggTGAAAATCCATTTGAAGAAAAGGAAACTGAGGCTGATGATCAGGTACCACAAGAAGAGAAAGAAATAAAGGAAGCAGGAGTGGAAAAAATGCAAGAAGCGTAA